One part of the Algibacter sp. L1A34 genome encodes these proteins:
- a CDS encoding glycoside hydrolase family 16 protein: MKINSPMHYIVIILLAISSCSSPKDEVIQPIEPITRIINFSGYEWIVRTSDDAKQGPGPNLFSDSEDNVWVDDEGRLHLKIVQKGGYWYCSGVTLRLSQGYKKYVFYVASRVDQLDENVVGGLFTYKNDNEEIDIEFSKWSQSENQDSQFAIQPSDNVGNKTRYDLNLKSDLSTHFFDWKSSSIEFASYQGHTLEPNAEDVISTWTYTGSDIPPLNNEKLKLNLWLFRGNAPTNNLPAEMIIDRVEIL, encoded by the coding sequence ATGAAAATTAATAGCCCTATGCATTATATAGTAATAATATTATTAGCCATTAGCTCTTGCAGTTCACCCAAGGATGAAGTTATTCAACCCATTGAACCCATAACGCGAATCATTAATTTTTCGGGTTATGAATGGATAGTAAGGACTTCCGATGATGCTAAACAAGGCCCAGGTCCTAATTTGTTTTCAGATTCAGAAGATAATGTTTGGGTGGATGATGAAGGTCGATTACACTTAAAAATTGTACAAAAAGGCGGTTATTGGTACTGTTCAGGAGTCACACTACGTCTATCTCAAGGTTACAAAAAGTATGTTTTTTATGTAGCGAGTAGAGTAGACCAATTGGATGAAAATGTGGTGGGCGGACTTTTTACGTATAAAAACGATAATGAAGAGATCGATATAGAGTTTTCTAAATGGTCTCAGTCTGAAAATCAGGACTCTCAATTTGCTATTCAGCCTTCAGATAATGTGGGTAATAAAACGCGTTACGATTTAAATTTGAAAAGCGACTTATCAACGCATTTCTTTGATTGGAAATCCAGTAGTATTGAGTTTGCGAGTTATCAAGGACATACTTTAGAACCCAATGCAGAAGATGTAATTAGTACTTGGACTTACACAGGAAGCGATATTCCGCCGCTTAATAATGAAAAATTAAAATTAAATTTATGGTTATTTAGAGGGAATGCCCCAACAAATAATCTACCCGCAGAAATGATTATAGATCGTGTAGAAATACTGTAA
- a CDS encoding SusC/RagA family TonB-linked outer membrane protein, which produces MKKLTKKPFLGLWKWKSKTILALLAICFSTAHMYSQNMTVSGKITDEITGESLFGVNIILKGSIRGVSSDMSGVYSIGDVSPNDVLLFTYLGYVDMELKIGSEKEINVALSPAVDELDELVIVGYGVKKKRNLTGSIVSISSDDISESNLQDPISAIQGRAAGVQVVSNSGAPGGGMSIKVRGNSSLNSGNTPLYVVDGVPIESNSLSTLNGTENFGLNPLADINPNDIQSIEILKDAASTAIYGSRAANGVVLITTKRGKSGKAQVDVNISTGISSLTRKLSVLNASQYRDAVIDSYRNMDNPTQPNAIVIDSLNPRNSGDVDWQDEVLRIAPQHKIDFAVRGGTDDVKYSWSSSFLDQDGIILNSNYQRVTSRLNVDFKVSDKFTFGQSISYTNGVNKRINAAGANNLSIIRELLVRPPTFAIYLPDGSYNGYQFGRRNPVGLAELATNLNKSNRIIGNQYVEYNIVEGLKLRSNVNLDYVSMKEDKFLPSTLDYRAGYNSGEVRAINNLTWGNETFLTLDKQFGENHNFGALAGMSFQNWQYERTGLDGMFFSSDNITTLNGAGTISNQDVNITTEHSLLSYFGRLSYDYKGKYLFEANLRADGSSRFGEDKRFGYFPSASLAWRFSDENFFKNIEVVNDAKIRLSVGQTGNESIGNYTAQGEFAVGANYLDFSGAAPSVMPNSGLSWETTTQYNAGLDLSFLKNRITFNADVYLKVTEDLLYNVPIPRTTGFSYVTQNIGSIENKGIELSLNSRNLVGEFKWDTGFNISSNRNQITELPEDLLTNGFIQNGSYHILQEGSPIGTFYGWKFNGVYSRDEDNVNQVTNGALGAVFEGGDPIWEDVDGNNIIDNNDRQVIGDATPDFFGGITNNFSYKGISLGVFFQFSYGNDIYSEINHQRNSIVRYNNLSTDALNRWREQGDVTDFPKPVQDDPLQSDSRIQSRWVEDGSYIKLKNINLKYNFPDAVVSNLGLRKVEVYASALNVITWTKYTGFDPDVNSYSGLREGVDEGSYPQSRTIMLGLNIGF; this is translated from the coding sequence ATGAAAAAACTAACAAAAAAACCTTTTCTCGGTTTATGGAAATGGAAGAGTAAAACAATTTTGGCGTTGCTTGCTATTTGTTTCTCTACAGCTCATATGTATTCTCAGAATATGACTGTTTCCGGTAAGATCACCGATGAAATAACAGGAGAGTCTTTGTTTGGAGTAAATATTATTCTAAAAGGCTCAATTAGAGGCGTATCATCAGATATGAGTGGTGTTTACAGCATAGGGGATGTTTCTCCTAACGATGTTTTACTGTTCACATATTTAGGATATGTTGATATGGAACTTAAAATTGGTAGCGAAAAAGAAATTAACGTCGCTTTATCTCCCGCCGTTGATGAACTTGATGAGTTGGTAATAGTTGGTTATGGCGTTAAAAAGAAAAGAAATTTAACGGGTTCTATAGTTTCTATAAGTAGTGACGATATTAGCGAATCTAATTTACAAGATCCTATATCTGCAATACAAGGTCGAGCTGCTGGAGTTCAAGTTGTTTCTAATTCAGGTGCTCCAGGAGGAGGGATGTCTATAAAGGTGAGAGGGAATTCGTCTTTAAACTCTGGAAATACACCGCTTTATGTTGTTGATGGTGTTCCAATAGAATCCAATTCCTTATCAACTTTAAATGGTACAGAAAATTTTGGTTTAAATCCGTTAGCAGATATTAACCCAAATGATATTCAATCTATTGAGATATTGAAAGATGCAGCGTCTACAGCCATTTATGGTTCCCGAGCTGCAAACGGTGTAGTTTTAATAACCACGAAACGTGGAAAATCGGGTAAAGCACAAGTAGATGTTAATATTTCGACCGGGATTAGTAGTTTAACACGTAAATTAAGTGTTTTAAACGCGAGCCAATATAGGGATGCGGTTATTGATTCTTATAGAAATATGGATAACCCAACCCAGCCTAATGCTATTGTTATCGATTCTCTAAACCCTAGAAATAGTGGAGATGTAGATTGGCAAGATGAAGTGCTTAGAATTGCACCTCAGCATAAAATAGATTTTGCCGTACGTGGTGGAACAGATGATGTTAAGTATTCGTGGAGTTCTTCTTTTTTAGATCAGGATGGAATTATTTTAAATTCAAATTACCAAAGAGTTACGTCTCGTTTAAATGTTGATTTTAAAGTTTCGGACAAATTTACTTTTGGTCAAAGTATATCTTATACAAATGGCGTTAATAAACGAATTAATGCTGCGGGTGCTAATAACCTAAGTATTATTAGAGAATTATTAGTGCGTCCTCCAACTTTTGCAATATATCTGCCAGATGGCTCATATAACGGGTATCAATTTGGAAGAAGAAATCCAGTTGGTTTAGCAGAGCTTGCCACAAACCTTAATAAAAGTAATCGTATAATAGGAAATCAATATGTTGAATATAATATTGTAGAAGGACTAAAGCTGCGTAGTAACGTTAATTTAGATTATGTTTCTATGAAAGAAGATAAATTTCTTCCTTCTACGCTAGATTATCGAGCAGGTTACAATAGCGGTGAGGTTCGTGCTATAAATAATTTAACTTGGGGTAATGAAACCTTTTTAACATTGGATAAACAGTTTGGAGAAAATCATAATTTTGGAGCTCTAGCCGGTATGAGTTTTCAAAATTGGCAATATGAAAGAACGGGATTAGATGGTATGTTCTTTTCTAGCGATAATATAACAACCTTAAATGGAGCAGGAACTATTTCTAATCAAGATGTAAACATTACAACAGAACATTCATTACTATCTTATTTTGGAAGACTGTCTTATGATTATAAAGGGAAATATTTGTTTGAAGCAAACCTTCGTGCAGATGGCTCTTCAAGGTTTGGTGAAGATAAAAGATTTGGGTATTTTCCATCGGCTTCTTTAGCGTGGCGTTTTTCAGACGAAAATTTCTTTAAGAATATAGAAGTTGTAAATGATGCCAAAATACGTTTAAGTGTTGGGCAAACAGGTAATGAGTCTATTGGTAACTATACCGCACAAGGAGAGTTTGCTGTTGGTGCGAATTATTTAGATTTTTCTGGAGCTGCGCCATCAGTAATGCCAAACTCTGGTTTATCATGGGAAACAACAACACAATATAATGCTGGTTTAGATTTGTCTTTCTTAAAAAATAGAATAACATTCAATGCAGATGTATATTTAAAAGTTACCGAAGATTTACTTTATAATGTTCCAATACCAAGAACAACAGGGTTTTCTTATGTAACGCAAAACATTGGGAGTATTGAAAATAAAGGAATAGAATTATCGCTTAACTCACGTAATTTAGTTGGTGAATTTAAATGGGATACTGGATTTAATATCAGTTCTAACCGCAACCAAATTACAGAGCTACCTGAAGATTTATTAACAAATGGTTTTATTCAAAACGGTAGCTACCATATTTTACAAGAAGGCAGTCCAATAGGAACGTTTTATGGTTGGAAATTTAATGGTGTTTACTCACGAGATGAAGACAACGTTAATCAAGTTACCAACGGTGCTTTAGGTGCTGTGTTTGAAGGTGGAGATCCTATTTGGGAAGATGTCGATGGTAATAACATTATTGATAATAATGACAGACAAGTTATTGGAGATGCTACTCCAGATTTCTTTGGAGGGATTACAAATAACTTCTCTTATAAAGGCATTAGTTTAGGTGTGTTTTTTCAGTTTTCTTACGGAAACGATATATATAGTGAGATAAATCATCAACGAAATTCTATTGTAAGGTATAACAACTTATCTACAGATGCATTAAATAGATGGAGAGAACAAGGTGATGTTACAGATTTTCCAAAGCCTGTTCAAGACGATCCTTTACAATCGGATAGTAGAATTCAAAGCCGTTGGGTTGAAGATGGATCTTATATAAAACTTAAAAATATAAATTTAAAGTATAATTTTCCTGATGCTGTAGTGTCTAATCTAGGCCTAAGAAAGGTGGAAGTTTACGCTTCTGCACTTAATGTTATTACTTGGACAAAATATACAGGTTTCGATCCTGATGTTAATTCTTATAGTGGTTTAAGAGAAGGTGTAGACGAGGGGTCTTACCCGCAAAGTCGTACCATCATGTTAGGTTTAAATATTGGATTTTAA
- a CDS encoding 6-phosphogluconolactonase, which yields MKHLRCVLIIIFNKEMLDFTQNINVLSNKATTGIAAGKAVEACIVKLQKTKEKIRIVFAAAPSQDSMLEYLTQSKLIVWNKIVAFHMDEYIGLEPNSPQLFSSYLEKNIFSKVPLHKNIINVNNNVSEEIKRYTNLLEEGPIDIVCLGIGENGHLAFNDPHVADFNDPEIVKVVELDDACRIQQVNDGCFESFEKVPQNAITLTIPTLLKGKHLFCVVLGAKKSEAVKNALTEPLGTSCPASILTTHADCNYYFDKAAYKGIESLENA from the coding sequence ATGAAGCACCTACGCTGTGTTTTAATAATAATTTTTAATAAAGAAATGCTAGATTTTACACAGAATATAAACGTTCTTTCTAACAAGGCCACAACAGGTATTGCTGCAGGAAAAGCAGTTGAAGCGTGTATCGTTAAATTACAAAAAACAAAAGAAAAGATACGGATAGTATTTGCAGCAGCACCATCTCAAGATTCTATGCTCGAGTACTTAACACAATCGAAATTGATTGTATGGAATAAGATAGTCGCGTTTCATATGGATGAATATATAGGGCTAGAACCTAATTCACCACAATTATTTTCTTCTTATTTAGAAAAAAACATTTTTTCAAAAGTGCCTTTACATAAAAACATAATTAATGTGAATAATAATGTATCAGAAGAGATAAAAAGGTATACCAATTTGTTAGAAGAAGGACCTATTGATATTGTTTGTTTAGGGATAGGAGAGAATGGGCATTTGGCCTTTAATGATCCGCATGTAGCCGATTTTAATGATCCGGAAATAGTAAAAGTCGTAGAGTTAGATGATGCATGTCGTATACAACAAGTTAATGACGGTTGTTTTGAGTCTTTTGAAAAAGTGCCTCAAAATGCAATAACATTAACCATACCTACGCTATTAAAAGGTAAACATTTGTTTTGTGTAGTTTTAGGAGCAAAAAAGAGTGAAGCTGTTAAAAATGCCCTTACTGAACCTTTAGGCACATCTTGTCCTGCGTCTATTTTAACAACGCATGCCGATTGTAATTACTATTTCGATAAAGCAGCCTATAAAGGCATAGAATCTTTAGAAAACGCATAA
- a CDS encoding RagB/SusD family nutrient uptake outer membrane protein: MKYIKNIIGIGLLACLAVSCSEQVLEKDPVSSFSGQGFYQTSSDAQAGVYGIYDALQSTFRVNFSYWGEGRADAVNTNHSGNPLALQQNTLSQDISSASWNNIYETISRANYAIKYIPGVFAGESEFSLQLIAQARALRAISYFYAVRVWGDVPLITEPYESVDQQFFISKTDQELVLDQIVEDLIFASENCRDNFGGDNTRILLTKGAAHAFLTQVYMWRNEYANAVESAEKVIDNSLYSLVPINDWSRIFTSGYSNESIFEVGYNDVQTNSLRVLYAIGADSDYFPSESFRDTFEDDDLRKDLIWDTTEENPRKIWKFFGEGFSDESADPSANNIVLVRLADIMLLKAEAHNKLNETTEALDLLNTIRKRAGITELTLADANGLYGDLESAILHERLIELSFEGHRWFDLVRTGKAISTMNPINGLSDEANLVWPIHEDAINRNPSLEQNDFYK, translated from the coding sequence ATGAAATACATAAAAAATATTATAGGAATAGGGCTTCTTGCTTGTCTTGCGGTATCCTGTTCAGAACAAGTTTTAGAAAAGGATCCAGTAAGTAGTTTTTCTGGTCAAGGATTTTATCAAACATCTAGTGATGCTCAGGCCGGTGTTTATGGTATTTATGATGCATTACAATCTACATTCCGAGTTAACTTTTCTTATTGGGGAGAGGGGCGTGCCGATGCAGTAAATACGAATCATTCTGGAAATCCATTAGCGTTACAACAAAACACACTTAGTCAAGATATTTCATCTGCTAGTTGGAATAATATTTATGAAACTATTAGTCGTGCAAATTACGCTATTAAATATATACCAGGTGTCTTTGCTGGTGAAAGTGAATTTAGCTTACAGCTTATTGCTCAAGCTAGAGCCTTAAGAGCAATCTCTTATTTCTATGCTGTTAGAGTATGGGGAGATGTTCCATTAATTACCGAACCTTACGAAAGTGTTGATCAACAATTTTTTATTTCAAAAACAGATCAAGAATTAGTGCTTGATCAAATTGTTGAAGATTTAATTTTTGCAAGTGAAAACTGTAGAGATAATTTTGGTGGAGATAATACTAGAATTCTATTAACTAAAGGTGCAGCTCACGCATTCCTTACACAAGTGTACATGTGGAGAAATGAATATGCAAATGCTGTTGAATCTGCTGAAAAAGTAATAGACAACAGTTTGTATTCATTAGTACCTATAAACGATTGGTCTAGAATATTTACTTCAGGATACTCTAATGAAAGCATTTTTGAAGTAGGCTATAATGATGTGCAAACCAATTCTTTACGTGTTTTATATGCTATTGGTGCTGATAGTGATTATTTTCCAAGTGAATCTTTTAGAGATACGTTTGAAGATGACGATTTAAGAAAAGATCTTATTTGGGATACTACAGAAGAGAATCCACGAAAAATATGGAAATTCTTTGGAGAAGGTTTTAGCGACGAAAGTGCAGACCCATCGGCTAATAATATTGTTCTTGTGAGGTTAGCAGACATTATGCTTTTAAAAGCAGAAGCTCATAATAAATTAAATGAAACCACTGAGGCTCTAGATTTATTAAATACTATAAGAAAAAGAGCAGGTATTACAGAACTAACGCTAGCCGATGCAAACGGCTTGTATGGCGATTTAGAATCTGCAATATTGCATGAAAGATTAATAGAATTATCTTTTGAAGGACATCGTTGGTTCGATTTAGTTCGTACCGGAAAAGCTATAAGCACCATGAATCCAATTAACGGATTAAGTGACGAGGCAAATCTTGTTTGGCCTATTCATGAAGATGCGATAAATAGAAATCCTAGCTTAGAACAGAATGATTTTTATAAATAA
- a CDS encoding family 20 glycosylhydrolase codes for MMNYKNIFKFLLLVTLMFANTVNITAQTIASAEDFKVKGFHLDLRIQVMTPQALKTLANELSEMGINTLIMEWEGTYPYEKHAVISNEYSYTREEVKDFITYCDGLGIKVIPLQQSLGHVEYILRNPRYSNLKEDRKDISQLCPMEAMESKALFKDLFSDLVETHNSDYIHIGGDETYLLGHCEKCQVKVKEEGKSKLFVDYMKMITELVIELGKKPVMWADIILKHPEAAAELPKETIFIDWNYGWKINHFGDIPKLQEIGFEFWGAPAIRCHPDNWYVTDWTTHFKNQKEFIPYAREAGYEGMIITSWSTTGVYGFTWDVGYDVIDMVQIRNTYPLSAFRILIASYTKALNMKEALNPEDFVTEYAKTRFGLNKKDTSVLWHFLSAEPELISNGKPTKSENIAEVKTKYNVLREALLKLKPKRNEAELNQFKLMADLRVHYLDFKEVEYKYNAPSFVRSQSPVLLKALDTILADAKALNKRFIALNKGFLYDSELEEQNELRVQAVHVLYDRLAKLK; via the coding sequence ATGATGAATTATAAAAATATTTTTAAATTCTTATTACTAGTAACTTTGATGTTTGCTAACACTGTAAATATCACAGCGCAAACAATAGCTTCTGCGGAAGATTTTAAAGTCAAAGGGTTTCATTTGGATCTTCGGATACAGGTAATGACTCCACAGGCGCTTAAAACTTTAGCGAATGAGCTTTCAGAAATGGGTATTAATACCTTAATTATGGAATGGGAAGGCACATACCCATATGAAAAACATGCGGTGATTTCCAACGAATATTCATATACTCGAGAAGAAGTAAAAGATTTTATTACCTACTGCGATGGCTTAGGAATTAAAGTAATTCCGTTACAACAAAGTTTGGGGCATGTGGAATACATTTTAAGAAACCCTAGATATAGCAACTTAAAAGAAGATCGAAAAGATATTTCTCAATTATGCCCTATGGAGGCCATGGAAAGTAAAGCGCTTTTTAAAGATTTATTTTCAGATTTGGTAGAAACTCATAATTCAGACTATATTCATATCGGAGGAGATGAAACTTATTTACTTGGGCATTGTGAAAAATGTCAAGTAAAGGTGAAGGAAGAAGGTAAATCTAAATTATTTGTAGATTACATGAAGATGATAACCGAACTGGTAATAGAGTTAGGGAAAAAGCCCGTAATGTGGGCCGATATTATTTTAAAGCACCCTGAAGCCGCAGCCGAATTACCTAAAGAAACCATTTTTATAGATTGGAATTACGGATGGAAAATTAACCATTTTGGAGATATTCCAAAACTTCAGGAAATTGGATTCGAATTTTGGGGAGCACCAGCCATTAGATGTCATCCTGATAATTGGTATGTAACAGATTGGACAACGCATTTCAAAAACCAAAAAGAATTTATTCCGTATGCAAGAGAGGCTGGGTATGAAGGCATGATTATAACTTCATGGTCTACTACAGGTGTTTATGGCTTTACTTGGGATGTTGGTTATGATGTTATAGATATGGTACAAATAAGAAACACATATCCACTATCGGCTTTTCGTATTTTAATAGCGAGTTATACTAAGGCTTTAAATATGAAAGAAGCTTTAAACCCTGAAGATTTTGTTACTGAATATGCCAAAACAAGGTTTGGTTTGAATAAAAAAGATACTTCAGTTTTATGGCATTTTTTATCAGCAGAACCAGAACTTATAAGTAATGGAAAACCTACTAAGAGTGAAAATATCGCTGAGGTTAAAACCAAATATAATGTGCTTAGAGAAGCATTATTGAAATTAAAACCAAAACGAAACGAAGCAGAATTAAATCAATTTAAATTAATGGCCGATTTAAGGGTACATTATCTAGATTTTAAGGAAGTGGAGTATAAATATAATGCGCCTAGTTTTGTGAGGTCTCAATCACCTGTTTTGCTTAAAGCACTAGATACTATTTTAGCAGATGCAAAAGCGTTGAATAAAAGATTTATTGCGCTGAATAAAGGATTTCTTTATGATTCAGAATTAGAAGAACAAAATGAATTACGAGTGCAAGCAGTTCATGTACTTTATGATCGATTGGCTAAATTGAAATAA
- a CDS encoding DNRLRE domain-containing protein: protein MKNNKPILYVTMAVLFAGVTSLFHSCEIQENFSYQNSNSNASLGVNAWEYIQATDSLSLFEEAIKLTNTESLYESSANKTFIAPSNLAFEEYLEDNAYADLSEVPVPILRNTIKYHVVNATVSFDDPNISESNNPLPYMSENGQTIFLSRTSGYMGLVNEGTNKQWSIFTSNLKATNGVIHILPSIVYFSARSTSVEGPDDIVRDTIFPIADTYVNGGSNSGRNYGADVRMRLKNVTGSGGYDRKVFLMYNLEDFTKEGVIVDLKLELAVSFTAAKGIDVDVYNVEDTSWTEMGLTFDNANFPTTEPISTITSSKVDKFEFDIIDYYNGLDQNGLISLMVDQEAGKDETDEFHSKENTGGFFAPMLIARYASGGTTLIIEKNTGFIVNSGEAYALNNDVLEVSGSIPADVSFTIQQAPLNGWLIRGASVLQVGETFTQEDIDAMNVVYINNGTGTEDTIIVDGKDKAGATLDAFNINITVQ from the coding sequence ATGAAAAATAATAAACCAATTTTATATGTTACTATGGCAGTTTTATTTGCTGGCGTAACAAGTTTGTTTCACAGTTGTGAAATTCAAGAGAATTTTTCATATCAGAATTCAAACTCTAATGCTTCGTTAGGTGTAAATGCTTGGGAATATATACAAGCAACAGACTCTTTAAGTCTCTTTGAAGAAGCTATAAAACTTACAAACACAGAAAGTTTATACGAGTCTAGTGCTAACAAAACATTTATAGCGCCTTCAAACCTGGCATTTGAAGAGTATCTCGAGGATAACGCATATGCAGATTTGTCTGAAGTGCCAGTGCCAATTTTGCGTAATACTATAAAATATCATGTGGTAAATGCTACAGTGTCTTTTGATGATCCAAATATTTCAGAAAGCAATAATCCGTTGCCATACATGAGTGAAAATGGTCAAACCATTTTTTTATCACGAACTAGTGGTTATATGGGGTTAGTAAATGAAGGCACCAATAAACAATGGAGCATTTTTACTTCCAACTTAAAAGCAACCAACGGTGTTATTCATATTTTACCATCTATAGTTTATTTTTCAGCACGTTCTACAAGTGTAGAGGGGCCTGACGATATAGTAAGAGATACTATATTTCCAATAGCAGATACTTATGTTAATGGTGGAAGCAATTCTGGACGTAATTATGGTGCTGATGTACGTATGAGATTAAAAAATGTGACTGGTAGTGGAGGTTATGATAGAAAGGTTTTTCTAATGTATAACCTAGAAGATTTTACAAAAGAAGGAGTTATAGTCGATTTAAAACTTGAATTAGCGGTAAGTTTTACAGCCGCAAAAGGAATTGATGTAGATGTTTATAATGTAGAAGACACCTCATGGACGGAAATGGGATTAACTTTTGATAATGCTAACTTTCCTACCACCGAACCTATATCTACAATAACATCATCAAAAGTAGATAAATTTGAATTTGATATCATTGATTATTATAACGGTTTAGATCAAAATGGGCTTATTTCGCTTATGGTAGATCAAGAAGCTGGTAAAGATGAAACCGATGAGTTCCATTCTAAAGAAAATACTGGCGGATTCTTTGCGCCTATGTTAATTGCACGATATGCTTCTGGAGGTACAACTTTAATAATCGAAAAAAACACAGGGTTTATTGTGAATAGTGGAGAAGCTTATGCTTTAAACAACGATGTTTTAGAAGTTTCTGGATCTATACCGGCCGATGTTAGTTTTACAATTCAACAAGCACCACTAAACGGTTGGTTAATTAGAGGTGCAAGTGTTTTACAAGTTGGAGAAACTTTTACACAAGAAGATATTGATGCCATGAATGTGGTTTACATAAATAACGGTACAGGAACTGAAGATACTATTATAGTTGATGGAAAAGATAAAGCTGGAGCAACTTTAGATGCTTTCAATATAAATATAACAGTGCAATAG
- a CDS encoding aryl-sulfate sulfotransferase: MIKKITYILLLIVSLVRAQAPTVGLLFLDNNVSEGYTLFTPEVNYSVYLINNCGEKVNEWTFTEFPGATCYLLENGTLLRAGRNMLEIRDWDNTVLWNYEMNANGLNQHHDIEPLPNGNILCIVRDSYSNTEIIAQGKDPLKVDQVIDLDKIVELKPIGTNQAEIVWEWKFIDHIIQDYDSSKANFGVIENHPERIDINYVDSNIESLDRGYTHVNGIDYNANLDQIIISARNLNEIYIIDHSTTTAEAAGHTGGYSNLGGDLLWRWGNSRVYKQGGVEDQKLFSQHDVKWVEPGYLDEGKISVFSNGSDQTRVYSTVHLLNTEMSGTTYTKENNTFKPLDFNWSWSGDILENPMYETIKSGAHSLPNGNFIICQSSLGQVSEITKAGEHVWTYKNPSGNSIFNQFDNISQNFNPIFRAEKYPSNYIGLSGKDLTPKGLIENENSFSSVCATLSVAQIEIDNIRVINPVTGHVLKFNQKIELDALRIMDINGRVVFSSKNFSNDHVLINTQSGFYFIEFEKEKIIKRIKIIVK; this comes from the coding sequence TTGATAAAAAAAATAACATACATTCTTCTTTTAATCGTTTCTCTCGTTAGGGCGCAAGCACCAACAGTTGGGTTACTTTTTTTAGACAACAATGTTTCCGAAGGTTATACGCTATTTACACCAGAAGTAAACTATAGTGTGTATTTAATTAATAACTGTGGTGAAAAGGTAAATGAATGGACTTTTACTGAGTTTCCTGGAGCAACCTGTTATCTTTTAGAAAATGGCACCTTGCTCAGGGCAGGAAGAAATATGTTAGAAATTAGAGATTGGGATAATACAGTGCTATGGAATTATGAAATGAATGCCAATGGGTTAAATCAACATCATGATATTGAGCCGCTTCCAAATGGAAATATTTTATGCATCGTTAGAGATAGCTATTCTAATACAGAGATTATTGCTCAAGGAAAAGATCCTCTTAAAGTTGATCAAGTTATTGACTTAGATAAAATAGTTGAATTAAAACCTATTGGAACTAACCAAGCTGAAATTGTTTGGGAATGGAAATTTATAGACCATATCATTCAAGATTATGATAGTTCAAAAGCGAATTTTGGTGTTATTGAAAATCATCCCGAACGTATTGATATAAACTATGTAGATTCTAATATTGAAAGTTTGGATAGAGGTTATACGCATGTAAATGGGATTGATTATAATGCAAATCTTGATCAAATTATTATCTCTGCACGAAATTTAAATGAAATTTATATTATTGATCACAGTACCACAACTGCTGAGGCTGCGGGACATACTGGAGGTTATTCAAATCTTGGAGGCGATTTGTTGTGGAGGTGGGGTAACTCTAGAGTTTACAAACAAGGAGGAGTTGAAGATCAAAAACTATTTTCGCAACATGATGTAAAATGGGTAGAACCTGGGTATTTGGATGAAGGTAAAATATCTGTTTTTAGCAATGGTAGTGATCAAACTAGAGTTTACAGCACAGTACATTTATTAAATACTGAGATGTCTGGTACTACGTATACTAAAGAGAATAATACATTTAAACCATTAGATTTTAACTGGTCGTGGAGTGGTGATATATTAGAAAACCCCATGTACGAAACAATAAAATCTGGAGCACATAGCCTTCCAAATGGGAATTTTATAATCTGTCAAAGTTCTTTAGGGCAGGTATCTGAAATTACAAAAGCTGGTGAGCACGTATGGACTTATAAAAATCCATCTGGGAATAGTATATTTAATCAATTTGATAATATTTCTCAAAATTTCAACCCCATATTTAGAGCCGAAAAATACCCTAGTAATTATATAGGGCTTTCTGGCAAAGACTTAACACCAAAGGGACTTATTGAAAATGAAAATTCTTTTTCTAGCGTTTGTGCAACTTTAAGCGTAGCTCAAATTGAAATCGATAATATTAGGGTAATCAATCCGGTTACTGGTCATGTTCTAAAATTCAACCAGAAAATAGAACTCGATGCATTAAGAATAATGGATATAAATGGGAGAGTTGTATTCTCATCTAAAAATTTCTCGAATGATCATGTGTTAATAAATACCCAATCAGGTTTTTATTTTATTGAATTTGAAAAAGAAAAAATTATCAAACGAATAAAAATTATAGTCAAATGA